In Peromyscus leucopus breed LL Stock chromosome 16_21, UCI_PerLeu_2.1, whole genome shotgun sequence, a single genomic region encodes these proteins:
- the LOC114708902 gene encoding oogenesin-1-like produces MGDQAPPTLMQLARQRLLREENLIISTLEELPMGLLPAMFEEAFTDRRINILRAMVSAWPFPCLPAGTLIKDPHLEILKALLAGLDVLITEKVHPRRSKLRVLDLTNVHQDFWSIRAETQEGDRSPQAKRQKQPVEEICPNSGVKKRFKVVTDLELIKARFNKCETYLLQWAQQRKGSIHLCCRKLKIWDSPVFAALQIFKNIDLDCILELQLSQWSLEFMAQLFPYLEQMRNLHTLVLEGIPKPFRFAASAEQGWISMLLSQISKLPCLQNLYVYNIYFLTGCLEEWLRCLKTPLKTLSITDCRLSQSDLDYLSQCLNIRELRHLNLSGVVLSDSCPKLLGLLLARISSTLQTLELEECEMRDSHFIAILPALSHCFQLTKVNFYHNNISLLVLKNLLRHTAKLTKLAQELYPAPLECYEELRILRNKFKLLCPELLDILRAKRQPKKVSFSTRTCLDCFHSCFFDLEARLCLCPFSR; encoded by the exons ATGGGAGACCAGGCCCCACCCACACTCATGCAGCTGGCAAGACAgaggctgctgagggaggagaaTTTGATCATTTCTACCCTGGAGGAGCTGCCCATGGGGCTGCTCCCGGCGATGTTTGAGGAGGCCTTCACTGACAGACGTATAAACATCCTGAGGGCCATGGTGTCTGCCTGGCCATTCCCATGCCTTCCTGCGGGAACCCTGATAAAGGACCCCCACCTGGAGATTTTGAAAGCTCTGCTTGCTGGACTAGATGTGCTGATTACAGAGAAGGTTCATCCAAGGCGTTCGAAACTCAGAGTGCTTGATTTGACGAATGTGCACCAGGACTTCTGGAGCATTAGGGCTGAAACCCAGGAAGGTGACCGCTCACCACAagccaagaggcagaagcaaCCAGTGGAGGAGATCTGCCCTAATTCTGGGGTGAAGAAACGTTTTAAGGTGGtaactgatcttgaactcataaagGCCAGGTTCAATAAATGTGAAACGTACCTGTTACAGTGGGCCCAGCAGCGCAAAGGTTCCATTCATCTATGCTGCAGAAAGCTGAAGATTTGGGATTCACCTGTCTTTGCTGCATTACAGATCTTCAAAAATATAGATCTGGACTGTATCCTGGAGCTGCAGCTGAGTCAATGGTCACTTGAATTCATGGCACAGCTTTTTCCTTACCTGGAGCAGATGAGAAATCTTCACACGCTTGTGCTAGAGGGAATTCCGAAGCCCTTCAGATTTGCTGCCTCTGCAGAGCAGGGATGGATAAGCATGTTGCTCTCTCAGATCTCCAAGCTCCCGTGTCTCCAGAATCTCTATGTGTATAACATCTACTTTTTAACAGGCTGCCTTGAAGAGTGGCTCAGGTGCCTGAAGACCCCCTTGAAGACCCTGTCAATCACTGACTGCCGCCTCTCCCAGTCAGACTTGGATTACCTGAGCCAGTGCCTGAACATCCGTGAGCTCAGACACCTGAACCTGAGTGGTGTAGTGCTCTCCGATTCATGCCCTAAGCTTCTCGGGCTTCTCCTTGCAAGAATCTCAAGTACCCTGCAAACCCTGGAATTGGAGGAGTGCGAGATGAGGGACTCTCATTTCATTGCTATCTTGCCTGCCCTGAGCCACTGCTTCCAGCTTACCAAGGTCAATTTCTATCATAATAAtatctctctgcttgtcctgaaGAACCTTCTACGTCACACAGCCAAGCTGACCAAGCTGGCCCAGGAGCTGTACCCTGcccctctggaatgctatgagGAATTGAGAATACTTAGAAACAAATTTAAGCTGCTTTGTCCCGAGCTGCTGGATATACTCAGGGCCAAAAGGCAGCCCAAGAAAGTCTCCTTTTCTACAagaacctgcctggactgtttTCACTCCTGTTTCTTTGACCTGGAGGCCAGACTTTGCCTTTGTCC TTTCTCAAGATAA